The Geminocystis sp. NIES-3708 genomic sequence TACGGAAATACCAGCGTTAATCGCAGGACGGAAACCAGAGTTAAACAAGTCAGAAGATAGGAAGATTTGACCATCAGTAATAGAAATTACGTTGGTAGGAATATACGCAGATACGTCACCAGCTTGGGTTTCAATGATAGGTAGTGCAGTCATACTTCCACCGCCTAATTCATCGCTGAGTTTAGCCGCTCTTTCTAATAAGCGAGAGTGTAAGTAGAATACATCTCCGGGGTATGCTTCACGACCGGGAGGACGACGTAATAATAATGACATCTGACGGTAAGCCTGAGCCTGTTTGGATAAGTCATCATAAATTACGAGAGTTGCTTTACCTTTGTACATGAAGTACTCAGCGATCGCAGCTCCAGTGTAAGGTGCTAAATATTGTAAGGTTGCTGGATCGTTAGCGTTAGCCGCCACAACTACGGTATAATCTAAAGCACCTTTTTCTCTTAAGGTATCCACTACGTTAGCAACGGTGGAGGCTTTTTGACCGATGGCAACGTAAACACAAATTACGTCTTCGGATTTTTGGTTAATGATGGTATCAACAGCAATGGCAGTTTTACCTGTTTGTCTGTCACCGATGATTAACTCCCGTTGTCCTCTACCAACAGGAATCATCGCATCGATCGCAGTAATCCCAGTTTGCATGGGTTCACAAACTGATTTACGAGCAATAATACCGGGAGCAGGAGATTCGATTAAACGAGTTTCAGAGGTAGCAAGTTCCCCTTTACCATCAATAGGACGAGCTAAAGCATCTAAAACTCTACCGACTAAGGCTTCGCCAACAGGAATTTGAGCAATTTTTCCAGTAGCTTTAACGTTACTACCTTCTTGGATGCCGATACCGTCACCCATTAATACAACCCCTACGTTATCAGCTTCTAAGTTAAGGGCGATACCAACAGTGCCATCTTCAAATTCTACAAGTTCACCGGACATGACTTTATCCAAGCCATAGACACGAGCGATACCATCACCTATCTGTAACACTGTGCCAACATTAGAAACTTGAACCTGTTGATCATAAGATTCAATCTGTTGGCGAATAATACTAGCAATTTCGTCTGGTCTGATCATATTCCTTTATTTTTAGCGACTTATATTTAAAAGTTTGCTTGTTAATACAATTGATCTTTTTACTAAACTTTTTACAGTTTATTTTTATGTGTAAAGTTTGTAGTAAATCTTTTCGGATTGTTATGAAAATAACAACTGAAGTTGTCACTACTGAACTTTAGTTTCCACCTAGAACACTAAGACTAATACGACGCAATTGCCCTTTCAGACTAGCATCATACACTTGAGAACCGACTTTGATGATTACACCACCAATAATATCAGGATCAATTTTAGTCTGAATCTCCACACCAGTAGCACCGGTAAGATTTTTAATCTTCTCTACTAATTTTTCTGCATCGCCTTCATAGAGTCTCACTGCAGACGTAACTTCAGCTAAGACAACGTTATTCAACTTACGCAGAATTTCGAGATATTTAGCTAAAACACCTTCAATAAAACCTATACGTTTTTTATCTACCAATAACAACAAAAAGTTGAGCAAATAAGGATTAATTTGCCCCGTTATTTGTTTGATAATAACTTTTTTGTCCTCACCTTTCACCAATGGACTAGCAAAAAATGTTTTTAAATCTGCTGATTCTCGGATTAATGTCAATAAATTACGGACATCTTCACCAATTGCCTCAGTAACATTTTTTTGTTCTGCTAGGGACATTAGGGCTTCAGCATAAGGCTCTACTACTTCGGCGGTAATAGCACTTTGCATAAATTTAACCTCCTAATTGGTCAACCGCACGACTAATGAGCTTACCTTGAACTTCATCAGTCAAAGTTTCTCTTAACTGCTGTTCAGCCTTTTCGAGAGCTAATACAGCAATTCTTTTTTTCAAACCTGCTACTACTTTCGCCCTTTCGGAGTCTAACTCTTGTACGGCAGTAGCTCTCATTCTTTCAATGTCTTTTTGTCCTTGTGCCAAAATTTCCGCCCGTAGTTTTTCGGCGGTGGACTCTGCATCAGATTTGATTTTTTGAGCCTTAACTTGAGCTTGGTTTAAGTTTTCTTTTCCTTCAGCTAAAGCCTTAGCAGCAACGGAAGCACGATTTTCCGCTTCTTGAATTTCTTCAGCGATTCTATTGCTTCTTTCTGTGAGAATATTACCCACAATTTTTCCACCATAGACTACTAACAACCCAATTACGATGATTAAGTTGATTAAGTTAGAGCCGAGAATATCTGAACTTATACCAAATCCGCCGGCAGTTTCTTCCGTGGCTAGATAAAATAAAGTCACCATAAATTAATATTTAGTGGAATTAGGCTTATATATGGGATAGAGTCTTCAGTCATCAGTATTAAGTAACGAGTATGATCATAAGCTAGAAAATTAATGATCTTCTTGTCTTTGATTTTCTTTAATCTTTCCTAATCCTGATATCTGACTCTTTTTTCCCTTGATTATTTTACAAATTCAAGTCCGACGACTTTCTCAAGAATCTGTCTAGTTAAGGTAGTGACTTCTTGTTCTAGGGAACTTAAAGCCGCTACTCTTTCTGCTTCAATTTGATCTGAGGCTTTTTGACGCTCAACAATTACTTCTTGCTGTGCTTGTTGTACCTGATCTGATACAATTTTTTGAGCTTCAGATTGTGCAGTAGCTATAATTCCTTGAGATTGTTTACGGACTTCTTTTAATTCTTGTTCGTATTTTTGAGCAAGGGCGATCGCCTCTTGTTTCTGTTTTTTGGCTTGATCTAACTGACCTTGAACATAATTTGCTCGGTCATCAATAGCCTTACCTAAAGGTTTATAAAAGAGGATATTGAGTATTGTTGCTAACAGTAAAAACTGAATTGCCATTAAAGGCAAAGTCGCATTAATATCAAATAATCCACCTTCTGCGGTTTCAGCCGCCAATAATATGCATTGTGTCATCATAATTTGACTTAGGGGCAGAATTTATTTGTTCCGTTTTTTTAATCTGCAATTATGCTTAGAAATATTACTGCAATTGTATATTTTGTTCAGTACTTAGGCTTTAGGCTAGGTTTCCTTGAAGAAAATACCTTAAATACCTAAAACCTAATAACTGAATTCTTTGCTTTGGGTTATCCTAGATCTAATTAAATTATTAGGCGAAAGGATTGGCAAATAATAATACTAATGCAACAACTAAACCATAAATAGTTAACGCTTCCATGAACGCTAAACTGAGAAGTAAAGTACCACGAATTTTACCTTCAGCTTCAGGTTGACGAGCGATACCTTCTACTGCTTGACCAGCAGCTGTACCTTGACCAATACCAGGTCCGATAGCTCCAATACCAACAGCTAAGGCAGCAGCGATGACGGAAGCAGCAGCGACTAATGGATCCATAATTCTTTCTTTTTCCTTTTAATTAATTTAGTACAACAAAAAATTTAGTTTTTGGTTTAAATAAGAGAATTGATTGAGCAATCTTTCTCTTATGTTAGTTAATCACACAATGGTCATTAATTTTATCCCAAAAAGTATTTAACTATATTTTGGGTTTTTATGATAGTCAGTTGGATAAAATTCCGACTTATTTTTATTAACACCAAGTTAAATAGAGGTTGGTAGAGTTTTACTCATGAATCCAACCTACTCTAATCGTGGTGTTCTCCCCCATGAGTTTCCATAGCTTCTCCAATATAGGATGCGGCTAGGGTAGCAAAGATTAAGGCTTGGATAGCACTGGTAAATAATCCTAATACCATTAAAGGTAAAGGAACGATTAAAGGTACTAATAAAACCAATACCCCTACAGCTAATTCATCCGCTAAGATATTACCGAATAAACGGAAACTTAGGGAAAGAGGACGAGTAAAGTCTTCAATAGCACGGAAGGGAACCATTATAGGAGAAGGCTGTGCATAATCAGCAAAGTAACCTAAACCTTTTTTACTAATCCCCGCATAGAAATAAGCTAAGGATGTTAATAAAGCAAATGCGACGGTAGTGTTGATGTCAACAGTAGGAGCGGACAACTCTCCTTCGGGGATTTCGATCAACTTCCAAGGAATTAAAGCCCCAGCCCAGTTAGACACAAATATAAATAAAAATAATGTGCCGATAAAAGGTACCCAAGGGCGATATTCTTTTTCACCAATTTGCTCTTTCGCTAAACCACGTAAGAAATCAAGGACGTATTCCATAAAATTTTGGAAACCCGTCGGGATTCTTTGGACATTTCTAGTAGCAACAAATGAAGCAATAAGAAGAACACCAATGACGAACCAAGAGGATAGAAATACTTGTCCGTGTATTTTGTATTTACCGATCTCCCAGTAAAAGTGTTCCCCAACTTCGATAGCTGCTAAGTTAACAGAGTTGAATAAATTTATTGTGTTTGCAAGTTCCATTGAACAAGATTTTTCCTGATTTTAGGAATCTTTGACAATTTATCATAAAATTAGCCATTTTGTTCTGATTTATTTAGATTACCCCATAAACTCATGGGTAAAATATAAAAAAGAATAGCGGCTTTGTAAGTCATGAAACCGAGAAAAATCGGAATCACTTGTAATTGTTGCCTTTGAGTAGCAACGATCATCAAACCAGCGAAAATAGCTAATCGTGTTGCACCAATACTTCTTTTTGATGTTCCAACTCGTTCTACTTCCCGTGACAACATATTGACGTAAACCAAACTGAAGCAACTTCCTAATAAATAATTTAGGCTCGTATTGAAGTTATAAAAACATCCAACTAAAATAAAGCTAATTACAGCGATTGTAATAGTTCCGATTAAAAGATTATTCCGAAGTTCATAGAACTCTTTCATAGAATCTTTCATTTTTTCGGGTGCATTATTCTCAACTTCAATGGTTTGAGATATAATTGTCGTTTGGGAGGATTCAGAGTTGATCACTTTGACTGCCAGATTCACTGGGAATTACTGGTAGAAATTTTACCATGATAGCGATCAATGATGTTAATTTTTATTAATTTCTTTATTTTTTACTTTCTGATTGAGTTTTTCTATTAGAAAGAAAATTTTTCTTGGTACATCGATTCAATAAAATTAGTGGCATCTTCTACGGCTAAAGGATGGCTAAAATAGTATCCTTGCATCATCTCACACTGTAATTCTTTTAATAACGTTAATTGTTCTAAGGTTTCAATACCTTCCGCTACTACTTGTAAGTTAAATCCTTTCCCAAGAGTAAGAACAGCAGAAATAATGGCTAAATCTTCAGGTTCATTTGTTAATTCTTTTACAAAACTTTGATCTATTTTTATTTTATTGAAAGGAAATTTTTTTAGATACCCCAAAGAAGAATAACCTGAGCCAAAATCATCCATAGAAATAGAAATTCCTAAGTTTATTAGTTGATTTAATATATGTTGAGTTAGATCTGGATGTTCTATGATACTGCTTTCTGTTATTTCTAGTTCTAAATATTTTGGATCTAATCCTGTTTGTTTTAATATATCGTTGAAACGATTAACTAAATTTTGTTGTTGAAATTGTCTAGGGGATAAATTAACAGCTATTTTTAATGGTGGTAAACCTAAATTTTGCCATTTTTTATTCTGTGTACAAGCGGTAAATAAAACCCATTCTCCAATAGATTTTATTAAGCCTGTTTGTTCGGCTATGGGGATAAACTGGGCTGGTGAAACTTTGCCTAAGATGGGATGATGCCAACGAATTAAGGCTTCCATACCAATAATTTTTCCCGTTTTTATGTTAATTTGTGGTTGGTAATATAGTTCAAGTTGTTTTTGTTTAATCGCTTCATATAAATATCCTTCCATACGTAGTAATTCATTCTTTTTATGGTTCATTGAGGGGTTATAGTATTGATAATTATTCCCTCCTTGATCTTTCATTCTATATAAAGCTATATCGGCATTTTTCAATAATGTTTCTGATGTGTCGCCGTCTTGAGGATAAATAGCAATACCAATACTTAGATGACCATATAATTTATATTCCATTACTTGAAAGGGTTTTTTCAAGGATTCAAAAATTCTTTCAGAAACAATAGAGGCATCTTCAGATTGCTTGATTTCTGATAATAAAATAGTAAATTCATCTCCTCCCCATCGTGCGATTAAGTCGGAACTACGTAAACATTTTTTGAGTCTATATGCTACTGCTTGTAAAAATTTATCTCCAATATCATGACCTAATGTATCATTAATGTTCTTAAACCGATCTAAATCGATAAACATTACACCAAATTGATATTGATACCGTTCTGCACGAGCGATCGCCTTGTATAATTGTTCGTTGAAGAGATTACGATTGCCTAACTCTGTCAATAAATCGTGACAGGCTTGATAACGTAACATTTCTTCCGCCAATTTTCTTTCTGTAATATCACGAACTGCGTAGCAAATAAATTCTTTGGCACTATAATAAATTGTACTAATATTAACTTCTACATTAATTAAAGAACCGTCACTATTACGATGAATTGATTCTTGAGTCAAATTGAGACGATTCTTTTGTACTTTGCGAATAATACTATCAATAATATCAGCATCGGCTGCCATCAAATCATATAATTTTAGGGTAAGAATTTCTTGATTGGAATAGCCGATTAAACTACAATAAGCCTGGTTAGCTTCAATAATTTGTTTAGTAACAGGATCAACTAAAATAATACCTTCAGAAATTTGTCGAACAACTGCTCGATATTTTTCTTCATTTTCGATTAAGGCTTTTTCGATTTTATCTCGCTGATTAAAGGAAAAAATATAACTTTTTATCTGATTTTGATTTTCAATAAAGTGAGAGTATTGGGTAAAATAATTGTCCTTATATTTTATCTCTCGTAAACAAAAGTTTTTATTAGTATTTTTTAAATCTTCTTGTAAATTTTTAAGAAAAAGATTACTTTTAAAATCATTCCTAAAATCAGGAAATTTATCCCTAAAATAACTATTGGTATAAGTTATTTCTCCTCTTAAATTAATAGTAAAAATAGGACAATTTAATCTCGTATCTTGACTGTGTAAAAGAAAAAGTATTTCTTGTATAAAAAAGTTTTCATGTTCTTCTTTATTAGTTATAGTAATACTTGATTGTGATTCAGGAAAAATCCTCTCATCAATATTCTCATTTTCAAAATCTGTACTAATATATGGTATAGGAATCGTGATTTCTTCATCACTGTTAGAGTAGCAAGTTAAATAAATAACTTCTACTTCATTGCCACCGATGGTAATTTTATCTCCTGATTTTAATTCATGAGATAAAGATTTATTTCCATTAATAAATAGACCATTTGCACTACGATTTCCTTTTAAATCACCATCGATAATCCAAAATAATTCTTGTTGATTTTTATCTTTATATTTTACTGGTAGTATTGAACAATGATAACGAGAAACGGTAGGATGATGAATAACTATATTATTGCTTGAATGACGACCAATAGAATAGACTTCATTTTTTAAAATAATATTTTGTTGAATATCAGCATATTTAATTTTAATGACGTGTTGAATTTCTAATTCATCATTCATTGTTTATCCTCTCTATAATTCATTTTCAATGCCATATCTCATTCAAAAAAATTACTATTTTTATTTTACTCATACTATTTATTTTAAGAACAAAAATTATTGATTATTTATAGCTAAATCCTTTCAAAGTAGATTGATTTTGCAATAATGAGAGATTTTTACTTTGTAATAAAACACAAAAATTACCTAAACCTTCAGGATTAATTAAACTATGCAATTGTTGTCTTCTTTGCAATATTTCTGTTAAAGACATTTTACCATTGGATAATTCATTTAAACGATCGCCTAATCCTAAACTCATTAAAAATAATGCTTGTTTTGTGTATCCTAGATTACTTAAACCAAATAATTTTCCATATTCTTCTAAGACTGTAAAATTAGCATGACAAGTAATATCTTGATTACCAATATTGACATAAGGGTTATCATGATGACGATGTTGATAATAACATTTTAACGTGCCTTGACTACGTTGAGGATGATAATATTTTTGGGCGGAATAACCATAGTCAATAGTCAATAAATAACCTTGTTTTAATTTAGTAAATACTTGGTAAAGCCAGTCAATAGCTTGTAAATTTACTTCTGTTTGATAATTATCAGGATAAATATCTTTAGAAAAATGAATATCGATTATTTGAAAATAATTAGATATGTTTTCATGAGAAAGAGAATCGGTAATCGTAAATAATTTATTATTATTTTCAGTAATATATATTTCTTGTAATTTTTCTTGAGAATATCTTATTAAATGAACAGGCATGGCATCAATTAATTCATTACTAACAAAACAACCAGTAACTGAATTATCACCAAGAGAATTCCAATCTTTCCACTTGATTGAAATATCATCATTAAAATGCTCTAATAATAACTTTTCTTGTTGAAGTTTTAAAGTTTGAGATTTTTCAATAATAATATATTCAACATGAGAAGCAAAATCAGGATAATAATGAAGAATATAATTAATAATGGCAAAAGCTAAATTACCATTTCCTGCACCCATTTCTACTAATTTAAAGTTAGGTGGTTTACCTAAAACTTGCCAAAATTCTTCTAGTTGAATTGCTAATAATTCTCCAAAATCTGAAGATAAAGAGGAGGAAGTAAAAAAGTCTCCTTGGTTGCCGATAATAATTTTGTCTGAGTTATAATAACCATATTCTGAATCGTATAAACATAAATTCATATATTCAGCAAAGGTTATTTTTTTATGGGGAGAATTATTAATAATCTCAAAAATTTTTTCTAAAAATGGATTATTTTTACTAACAATATTCATCTAACTTATAATTAAAGTGAATGACTAATTTGGGCGAATACCATTCACCTCTGAGATAACAATTATTAATTACTAATTATTTTAAACTTCATGAGCAAAACTTTGTACTCTAGTAAAATGAAATGGTCCTGCAACTGAACCCCATAATAATTCATCAGTAATCAAGTCTCTTCCTCTATCAAAACTGATTAATTTTTCTTCATTGATTTCAAAGCTATTATCAAGATAAGATTCTTTTCCTTTTCTAACAACAATACAGGCTTTACCCGGTTTAACATAACCTTTAAAATGATCAATATTCCAATGGGCAATCATATCGCAACCATTCATTTTTTCAATATCATCAAGAGTTAATTCTTTTAATTTTTGTAAATTTCTCGAAGCACCATAAAATTTAGTTTCTTCTTTTAATTTATAATGTTCTAATTCTAAATGATCATCTACTGCTTGAATCTTGAATACTCTTAAGCGGTAAGGTTGACTAGGTAAAAAATCGTAGGCTTGTTCTAAAAATAAACTTATACCATCTAATAAAGACTCAGGTAATGGGCGCATACAAACTCTAATATGTGCAAAAAAAGGTGGATTATCTAATGCTTGTTGTTGGTTGCTAAAATCTGCTGCCATCAACCTCGCTAAGGCTTTAATATTAGTGGAATGACTCATTTAAAATGTTATTTATTATCTATTTTTTTCAATGCTAGTTTAGCACGGCTTTGAATGGTAATTTCGACATCTTCATTCATTATTCGCATCAAATTTTCTTTAATTTTATTACGCAAATTTTCCTGACAAAAATCAATAGCCTGATATAAATTCTCAAGGGAAACTACTGAAGCATAACGTACAACCCATTCACCATCATTTATAGTAATTAAAAGAGTATCTAAAATTTGAGATTGGGTAGAAATAATTTTTTCTGAGGGTAATTGATGCCATTGTAAACTACCTAAGCCCTTTGTCGCCGCCCGTCTAACACTTAAAGAAAAGTCATTAATCGCAGTTTTTATCAACAAATCTAACGCCCGAATATCACCAATTCCCGCAAAAATTCTTACAGCCCATGCTCTTGCACCATAGTTGTATTGATCTAAACTATGCCATAAAGGTTCAATGACAGAATCACCGATGGCAATTAAACCATCCGTAGCGGCAACCGCAGCACCCGGGTTATTATAACCTAATACTTGAATTAAAGTTGGTATAGCTTCTGTCGATTTACTTTCTGCTAATTCTTTGACGGCATCTAATAACTGATTCGCTGAATCGGCTTTTTCTACTGCCTCAATTAGTTGACTGATAGCTTTAATATTTGTTTGGGTATTCATAATGATTAATTTTAATTATGTGAAGAAAAAATTCTTGATGAGGGTAAAAGTTAAGAGAAATATTTATAGACGAATTTGAATAACTATAGT encodes the following:
- the atpA gene encoding F0F1 ATP synthase subunit alpha, with the translated sequence MIRPDEIASIIRQQIESYDQQVQVSNVGTVLQIGDGIARVYGLDKVMSGELVEFEDGTVGIALNLEADNVGVVLMGDGIGIQEGSNVKATGKIAQIPVGEALVGRVLDALARPIDGKGELATSETRLIESPAPGIIARKSVCEPMQTGITAIDAMIPVGRGQRELIIGDRQTGKTAIAVDTIINQKSEDVICVYVAIGQKASTVANVVDTLREKGALDYTVVVAANANDPATLQYLAPYTGAAIAEYFMYKGKATLVIYDDLSKQAQAYRQMSLLLRRPPGREAYPGDVFYLHSRLLERAAKLSDELGGGSMTALPIIETQAGDVSAYIPTNVISITDGQIFLSSDLFNSGFRPAINAGISVSRVGSAAQTKAMKQVAGKLKLELAQFAELEAFSQFASDLDAATQAQLAKGQRLRQLLKQPQNSPLAIWEQVAQVYSGINGLLDDIAVDKVVEFVAELRNYIKNNKPKFVEILSNEKKLTDEAETLLKEAIVETKQAFSA
- the atpH gene encoding ATP synthase F1 subunit delta is translated as MQSAITAEVVEPYAEALMSLAEQKNVTEAIGEDVRNLLTLIRESADLKTFFASPLVKGEDKKVIIKQITGQINPYLLNFLLLLVDKKRIGFIEGVLAKYLEILRKLNNVVLAEVTSAVRLYEGDAEKLVEKIKNLTGATGVEIQTKIDPDIIGGVIIKVGSQVYDASLKGQLRRISLSVLGGN
- a CDS encoding F0F1 ATP synthase subunit B, with the protein product MVTLFYLATEETAGGFGISSDILGSNLINLIIVIGLLVVYGGKIVGNILTERSNRIAEEIQEAENRASVAAKALAEGKENLNQAQVKAQKIKSDAESTAEKLRAEILAQGQKDIERMRATAVQELDSERAKVVAGLKKRIAVLALEKAEQQLRETLTDEVQGKLISRAVDQLGG
- a CDS encoding F0F1 ATP synthase subunit B' translates to MTQCILLAAETAEGGLFDINATLPLMAIQFLLLATILNILFYKPLGKAIDDRANYVQGQLDQAKKQKQEAIALAQKYEQELKEVRKQSQGIIATAQSEAQKIVSDQVQQAQQEVIVERQKASDQIEAERVAALSSLEQEVTTLTRQILEKVVGLEFVK
- the atpE gene encoding ATP synthase F0 subunit C, whose translation is MDPLVAAASVIAAALAVGIGAIGPGIGQGTAAGQAVEGIARQPEAEGKIRGTLLLSLAFMEALTIYGLVVALVLLFANPFA
- the atpB gene encoding F0F1 ATP synthase subunit A, with protein sequence MELANTINLFNSVNLAAIEVGEHFYWEIGKYKIHGQVFLSSWFVIGVLLIASFVATRNVQRIPTGFQNFMEYVLDFLRGLAKEQIGEKEYRPWVPFIGTLFLFIFVSNWAGALIPWKLIEIPEGELSAPTVDINTTVAFALLTSLAYFYAGISKKGLGYFADYAQPSPIMVPFRAIEDFTRPLSLSFRLFGNILADELAVGVLVLLVPLIVPLPLMVLGLFTSAIQALIFATLAASYIGEAMETHGGEHHD
- a CDS encoding ATP synthase I, coding for MINSESSQTTIISQTIEVENNAPEKMKDSMKEFYELRNNLLIGTITIAVISFILVGCFYNFNTSLNYLLGSCFSLVYVNMLSREVERVGTSKRSIGATRLAIFAGLMIVATQRQQLQVIPIFLGFMTYKAAILFYILPMSLWGNLNKSEQNG
- a CDS encoding EAL domain-containing protein, translated to MNDELEIQHVIKIKYADIQQNIILKNEVYSIGRHSSNNIVIHHPTVSRYHCSILPVKYKDKNQQELFWIIDGDLKGNRSANGLFINGNKSLSHELKSGDKITIGGNEVEVIYLTCYSNSDEEITIPIPYISTDFENENIDERIFPESQSSITITNKEEHENFFIQEILFLLHSQDTRLNCPIFTINLRGEITYTNSYFRDKFPDFRNDFKSNLFLKNLQEDLKNTNKNFCLREIKYKDNYFTQYSHFIENQNQIKSYIFSFNQRDKIEKALIENEEKYRAVVRQISEGIILVDPVTKQIIEANQAYCSLIGYSNQEILTLKLYDLMAADADIIDSIIRKVQKNRLNLTQESIHRNSDGSLINVEVNISTIYYSAKEFICYAVRDITERKLAEEMLRYQACHDLLTELGNRNLFNEQLYKAIARAERYQYQFGVMFIDLDRFKNINDTLGHDIGDKFLQAVAYRLKKCLRSSDLIARWGGDEFTILLSEIKQSEDASIVSERIFESLKKPFQVMEYKLYGHLSIGIAIYPQDGDTSETLLKNADIALYRMKDQGGNNYQYYNPSMNHKKNELLRMEGYLYEAIKQKQLELYYQPQINIKTGKIIGMEALIRWHHPILGKVSPAQFIPIAEQTGLIKSIGEWVLFTACTQNKKWQNLGLPPLKIAVNLSPRQFQQQNLVNRFNDILKQTGLDPKYLELEITESSIIEHPDLTQHILNQLINLGISISMDDFGSGYSSLGYLKKFPFNKIKIDQSFVKELTNEPEDLAIISAVLTLGKGFNLQVVAEGIETLEQLTLLKELQCEMMQGYYFSHPLAVEDATNFIESMYQEKFSF
- a CDS encoding class I SAM-dependent methyltransferase, whose protein sequence is MNIVSKNNPFLEKIFEIINNSPHKKITFAEYMNLCLYDSEYGYYNSDKIIIGNQGDFFTSSSLSSDFGELLAIQLEEFWQVLGKPPNFKLVEMGAGNGNLAFAIINYILHYYPDFASHVEYIIIEKSQTLKLQQEKLLLEHFNDDISIKWKDWNSLGDNSVTGCFVSNELIDAMPVHLIRYSQEKLQEIYITENNNKLFTITDSLSHENISNYFQIIDIHFSKDIYPDNYQTEVNLQAIDWLYQVFTKLKQGYLLTIDYGYSAQKYYHPQRSQGTLKCYYQHRHHDNPYVNIGNQDITCHANFTVLEEYGKLFGLSNLGYTKQALFLMSLGLGDRLNELSNGKMSLTEILQRRQQLHSLINPEGLGNFCVLLQSKNLSLLQNQSTLKGFSYK
- a CDS encoding chromophore lyase CpcT/CpeT, whose protein sequence is MSHSTNIKALARLMAADFSNQQQALDNPPFFAHIRVCMRPLPESLLDGISLFLEQAYDFLPSQPYRLRVFKIQAVDDHLELEHYKLKEETKFYGASRNLQKLKELTLDDIEKMNGCDMIAHWNIDHFKGYVKPGKACIVVRKGKESYLDNSFEINEEKLISFDRGRDLITDELLWGSVAGPFHFTRVQSFAHEV
- a CDS encoding HEAT repeat domain-containing protein; the encoded protein is MNTQTNIKAISQLIEAVEKADSANQLLDAVKELAESKSTEAIPTLIQVLGYNNPGAAVAATDGLIAIGDSVIEPLWHSLDQYNYGARAWAVRIFAGIGDIRALDLLIKTAINDFSLSVRRAATKGLGSLQWHQLPSEKIISTQSQILDTLLITINDGEWVVRYASVVSLENLYQAIDFCQENLRNKIKENLMRIMNEDVEITIQSRAKLALKKIDNK